A part of Gemmatimonas groenlandica genomic DNA contains:
- the typA gene encoding translational GTPase TypA: protein MQIRNVAIIAHVDHGKTTLVDKMLRQAGAFRENQVVEERVMDSNPLEKERGITILAKNTSIRWNDTKINIVDTPGHADFGGEVERILRMVEGVLLVVDAFDGPMPQTRFVLRKALELGRTPIIVINKIDRPGADPLRVHDEVLSLFIELEATEEQLNAPVVYASAKQGLATMDMDVTPVDLQPLYQTIVDTVPPPPSDSEGTFQMLVSTIEYSAYLGRMAIGRVERGVVHLGDSVTLLPFESDKPIQRGRVSKLYGYEGLERVEIQEASAGEIVLLAGFEDVDIGSTLTDPDHQEPLPGISVESPTISVDFVVNNSPFAGKDGKFVTSRQLRERLYKELERNVALRVEDSDSTDAWSVSGRGELHLSILMETMRREGFEFQVSRPKVILRTDDNGQKLEPFEELAIDVPEEYLGTVIEKLGPRKAEMIEMKNPGQGLVRLLYRVPARGLFGYRSEFLTDTRGTGIMHHRFLEYGAWAGPLSGRSRGVLVSMENGTIIAFALFSLQERSTLFVTPGDAVYEGMLIGENSRPGDMDVNPTKEKKLSNIRTKSTDENITLEPPREITLESALEYIEDDELIEITPLNIRLRKRLLSTSDRKRTNRETKRERTA from the coding sequence ATGCAGATTCGTAACGTCGCCATCATCGCGCACGTCGACCACGGGAAGACCACCCTCGTCGACAAGATGCTCCGCCAGGCTGGAGCCTTCCGCGAAAATCAGGTCGTAGAAGAACGCGTGATGGATTCCAATCCGCTTGAAAAAGAGCGCGGAATCACCATTCTCGCCAAGAATACGTCGATCCGCTGGAACGACACGAAGATCAACATCGTCGACACGCCGGGCCACGCCGATTTCGGTGGTGAAGTGGAGCGCATTCTGCGCATGGTCGAAGGCGTCCTGCTCGTCGTGGACGCGTTCGACGGTCCGATGCCGCAGACGCGGTTTGTGCTTCGCAAGGCGCTCGAACTCGGACGCACCCCGATCATCGTCATCAACAAGATCGACCGCCCCGGCGCCGATCCGTTACGTGTGCATGATGAAGTGCTGTCGCTGTTCATCGAACTCGAAGCGACGGAAGAGCAGCTGAACGCGCCGGTGGTGTACGCCAGCGCGAAGCAGGGTCTGGCCACGATGGACATGGATGTCACTCCGGTCGATCTGCAGCCGTTGTATCAGACGATCGTCGACACCGTGCCGCCGCCGCCGTCGGACAGCGAAGGCACGTTCCAGATGCTCGTGTCGACTATCGAGTATTCGGCGTACCTCGGTCGTATGGCGATCGGCCGCGTGGAACGTGGCGTCGTGCACCTCGGCGATTCGGTCACGCTATTGCCGTTCGAGAGCGACAAGCCGATTCAGCGCGGTCGCGTGTCGAAGCTGTACGGCTACGAAGGCCTCGAGCGCGTGGAAATTCAGGAGGCTTCGGCGGGCGAGATCGTGTTGCTGGCCGGCTTCGAAGATGTCGACATCGGCAGCACGCTCACCGATCCCGACCATCAGGAGCCGCTCCCCGGCATCAGCGTGGAGTCGCCCACGATCAGCGTCGACTTCGTGGTGAACAATTCGCCGTTCGCCGGCAAAGACGGCAAGTTTGTCACGTCGCGTCAGCTGCGTGAGCGCCTGTACAAGGAGCTCGAGCGCAACGTGGCACTGCGCGTCGAAGACAGCGATTCCACCGATGCGTGGAGCGTGTCCGGCCGCGGTGAATTGCACCTCTCCATTCTCATGGAGACGATGCGGCGCGAAGGCTTCGAATTTCAGGTGTCGCGTCCGAAGGTCATTCTGCGCACCGACGACAACGGCCAGAAGCTCGAGCCGTTTGAAGAACTCGCGATCGACGTGCCCGAGGAATACCTCGGCACCGTCATCGAGAAGCTCGGACCCCGCAAGGCCGAGATGATCGAGATGAAGAACCCGGGTCAGGGTCTGGTGCGCTTGCTGTATCGCGTACCGGCGCGTGGTCTGTTTGGCTACCGCAGCGAGTTCCTCACGGACACGCGCGGCACCGGCATCATGCACCACCGGTTCCTCGAGTATGGGGCGTGGGCAGGTCCGCTGTCGGGCCGTTCGCGCGGTGTGCTCGTGTCGATGGAAAACGGTACGATCATCGCGTTCGCTCTGTTCAGCTTGCAGGAGCGCTCCACGCTGTTCGTGACGCCGGGTGACGCGGTGTACGAGGGCATGCTGATCGGTGAGAACTCGCGTCCGGGCGACATGGACGTGAATCCGACCAAGGAAAAGAAGCTCTCGAACATCCGTACCAAGTCGACCGACGAAAACATCACCCTCGAGCCGCCCCGGGAGATCACCCTCGAAAGCGCCCTCGAGTATATCGAAGACGACGAGCTCATCGAGATCACCCCGCTCAACATCCGGCTCCGCAAGCGTCTCCTCTCCACGAGCGACCGCAAGCGGACCAACCGCGAGACGAAACGGGAACGGACGGCCTAA